GGGGAGAAGTCGGCGAAGGGGTAGAAGGCGAGCCCGCCCCTCCCGTCGGGCCCGCCCCTCCCGTCGGCCCGGCCAGCCTCCTCGGGACCGGCCGGGGCGGCGGCTAGGGCGACCGGGGCTTCGGTGGCCTCGTCCGCGAGAAGGCCGAGCCAGGACTGGAACTCGGCCGGCAGTTCGACCAGCACCGCCTCCGGCCGGGCGGCGTCGAGCAGCGCGGGGACGACCGCGCTCAGGGACGGCGCGTGGTGGCGCACGCCGATCAGGTAGGGCCCGGGGCGGTCGGTGCCGGAGGCGGCCAGTCGTTCGGCCTCGGCCCGTACCGTCCGGTCCGCGTCGTCCGGGAGGGGAGTCACCGCGCTGCTCATCGGCTCAGCCCTCCAGCGCCGAACGGAGGTCCCACAGGGTGCGCCAGGTGGCGGCGCCCTGTTCGGCGCGGCGGCGGACCGGGCCGTCCCAGTAGCCGAGCAGCCGGGCGGCGTCGGCCGGGTCGTCCTTGCGGACCACGCCGAGGAGTTGGCCGGGGAGGCGGCCGAGCAGGTCGCCGCCGTCGGGCAGGTAGGCGGCGGTGACGCCGAGCGCGGTGGCGACGGAGACGGCCTCGGCGGTGCTCATCACGGTGGACGGGCGCTCGACGTCCCAGCCCTCGGTGGAGCGGCCGGTGCGCAGGTCGCGGAAGGCGGTGACCAGGGCCTCCAGGACGGCGTCGTCCACCGCGTAGGCGGCGCCGGCCCGGGCGACGGACACGGTGGACTGGCGCCGGACCAGCTCGACCTCGGCGGCGAGGCTGCCGATCGGGCCGACGGTCTCGAAGTTGAACCGCCGCTTGAGGGCCGCGGACATCTCGCTGACGCCCTTGTCCCTCAGGTTGGCGGTGGCGATCAGGGTGAAGCCGGCGGCGGCGTGCAGCTGTCCGTCCGGGCCGCCCGCCAACTCGGGGACGGCGATGCGCCGTTCGGAGAGCAGGGAGACCAGGGCGTCCTGCACCTCGGGCAGGCAGCGGGTGACCTCCTCGACCCGGGCGACCGCGCCGGTGGTCATCGCGGTGAGCACCGGGGAGGGGACGAGGGCGTCGCGGCTGGGCCCCTTGGCGAGCAGCAGGGCGTAGTTCCACCCGTACTTGAGCTGTTCCTCGGTGGTGCCGGCGGTGCCCTGGACGGTGAGCGCGCT
The genomic region above belongs to Streptomyces sp. 1331.2 and contains:
- a CDS encoding ATP-binding protein, whose amino-acid sequence is MTATKTTTAGTTAAGTVPVPVDRQTVPPEEKYAAELEFLAAHDSGPRPPGWRLTPRAVVTFVMGSDGEKLKAGRKSLAIEPKFVGERALVERCVVTLAGERGLLLVGEPGTAKSMLSELLAAAVCGTSALTVQGTAGTTEEQLKYGWNYALLLAKGPSRDALVPSPVLTAMTTGAVARVEEVTRCLPEVQDALVSLLSERRIAVPELAGGPDGQLHAAAGFTLIATANLRDKGVSEMSAALKRRFNFETVGPIGSLAAEVELVRRQSTVSVARAGAAYAVDDAVLEALVTAFRDLRTGRSTEGWDVERPSTVMSTAEAVSVATALGVTAAYLPDGGDLLGRLPGQLLGVVRKDDPADAARLLGYWDGPVRRRAEQGAATWRTLWDLRSALEG